The following proteins are co-located in the Psilocybe cubensis strain MGC-MH-2018 chromosome 5, whole genome shotgun sequence genome:
- a CDS encoding Cullin-3, producing MAAAPRRGRPRIHGPEFSPESTWAELSRNIREIQNHKASTLSFEENHRYAYNMVLYKQGDMLYRGVKRLVMENLESLAKEEIIPAFPTGTTDPIMQNTEEEVLLKALRKVWDDHKSNMVRLGQILKYMDRVHTKSAQVPTTNEMGLELFLSHIMKNPIKEHIVTAILNQIRHERDGNVINRSAVKECVDVFQSLQYENTPTATIYKRDLEPPLLEASRAFYQKEGQELATTCTTPEFLILVEARFEAEQSRTHHYLSSQTSHPLLQILKDTLLDPHIENVIAKESGLDSMIDNNKTSDLSRLFRLCQKIGKGLKCLESSLKKSIVRRGQEINAASTGDEFGEPDAEGKETEQSTKGKGKARPPKASGIEPAINWVQEVLNLKDKFDVVWKTCFESNRAIESAYNDAFGTFVNQNEKCSEFISLFIDDHLKRGLKGKSDVEVDVILDKTITIFRFISEKDVFERYYKGHLAKRLLQGKSISDDAERGMLAKFKVEQGIQFTQKMEGMFNDMKISADMTKEYLEHVAKTTAPEIELNVTVMTSNAWPMTHSASKCLLPPKMSEACQSFQHFYLGRHQGRRLTWQFSLGNADVIARFKSKTHELNVSTFALVILLLFEDLGDGDTLGYSEIKQNTEIDEPELKRHLQSLACAKYKILKKHPPGRDINPNDTFSFNIDFSCPMKKIKIGTISSKVESNEERKETIDRVEDERKYQMEACIVRIMKGRKKMTHNDLVHEVTQQLTSKFMPEPLAIKKRIEGLIERDYLQRCDDRKSYEYLLCSFLSKALDISRSLISSPCKVRKELTFCLCLPNLGIPVKPAHMLLSTDIVSLVEN from the exons ATGGCGGCTG CTCCTCGACGCGGTAGGCCAAGGATT CATGGCCCAGAATTCTCTCCTGAAAGCACATGGGCTGAACTATCCAGAAACATACGCGAAATCCAAAATCACAAAGCATCAACCCTTTCATTTGAGGAAAATCACCGTTATGCATACAATATGGTCCTATATAAACAGGGTGATATGTTGTACAGAGGTGTCAAACGCCTTGTTATGGAAAATCTGGAATCGCTGGCTAAGGAGGAGATCATCCCAGCGTTTCCAACTGGAACGACCGATCCAATAATGCAGAATACCGAGGAGGAAGTTCTTCTTAAAGCCCTCCGCAAGGTCTGGGATGATCATAAAAGCAATATGGTTCGGTTAGGACAGATATTAAAATATATG GACCGCGTACATACCAAGTCTGCTCAAGTCCCTACAACCAATGAAATGGGTCTCGAACTATTCCTTAGCCACATAATGAAAAATCCCATCAAGGAGCATATTGTCACCGCGATTTTGAATCAAATACGACACGAACGAGACGGAAACGTCATTAATCGATCAGCTGTAAAGGAATGTGTTGATGTCTTCCAGAGCCTCCAGTATGAAAATACGCCCACAGCAACAATTTACAAACGTGATTTGGAACCCCCGCTGTTGGAGGCTAGCAGGGCTTTCTACCAAAAAGAAGGGCAGGAGCTCGCCACTACATGCACAACTCCAGAGTTCTTGATCTTA GTGGAAGCGCGCTTTGAAGCAGAGCAATCGCGGACACATCATTACTTGTCCAGTCAGACTAGTCATCCCCTTCTTCAAATCTTAAAGGATACCCTACTGGACCCACATATAGAGAACGTAATTGCAAAGGAATCTGGTCTGGATTCTATGATTgacaacaacaaaacatCAGATCTTTCACGCCTTTTCCGATTGTGTCAGAAAATTGGGAAAGGCTTGAAATGTTTAGAATCATCGTTGAAGAAATCTATCGTCCGCAGAGGACAAGAGATTAACGCTGCATCAACAGGAGACGAGTTTGGCGAACCTGACGCCGAGGGCAAAGAGACGGAACAATCTaccaaagggaaaggaaaggcaCGACCCCCTAAAGCATCTGGTATTGAGCCAGCCATAAATTGGGTTCAAGAAGTCCTCAACCTCAAGGATAAATTCGACGTAGTATGGAAAACTTGTTTTGAAAGTAATAGAGCCATTGAAAGTGCCTATAACGAT GCCTTTGGGACGTTTGTCAATCAAAACGAAAAGTGCTCCGAATTCATTTCTCTGTTCATCGACGACCATCTAAAAAGGGGACTTAAAGGC AAATCTGATGTTGAAGTCGATGTTATCCTCGATAAAACGATCACCATTTTCCGCTTCATCTCAGAGAAAGATGTGTTTGAACGATATTACAAGGGTCATTTGGCGAAGCGTCTCCTTCAAGGGAAATCAATCTCCGATGATGCTGAACGCGGGATGCTTGCAAAATTCAAAGTGGAACAAGGAATCCAGTTTACTCAGAAGATGGAAGGAATGTTTAACGACATGAAGATATCCGCTGACATGACGAAGGAGTACCTGGAACATGTCGCGAAGACAACA GCCCCTGAAATTGAACTGAACGTTACAGTCATGACCTCAAATGCATGGCCAATGACTCACTCGGCTTCAAAATGCCTACTTCCTCCGAAAATGTCAGAGGCATGCCAATCTTTTCAGCATTTTTACCTTGGACGGCATCAAGGGCGTCGTTTAACGTGGCAATTTTCTCTCGGAAATGCCGATGTGATAGCAAGATTCAAAAGTAAAACGCACGAGCTTAACGTTTCGACTTTTGCTTTGGTGATCCTTCTTTTGTTTGAAGATCTTGGCGACGGTGATACCCTAGGTTATTCA GAAATTAAACAAAACACTGAGATAGATGAACCTGAACTCAAAAGACACCTCCAATCCTTGGCCTGTGCAAAGTacaaaatattgaagaaaCATCCTCCAGGACGTGATATCAACCCAAATGATACATTTTCGTTCAATATCGATTTCTCATGCCCCATGAAGAAGATCAAGATTGGTACAATTTCTTCGAAGGTCGAGAGTAACGAAGAGAGAAAGGAAACTATCGATCGCGTcgaagatgaaagaaaatatCAAATGGAG GCTTGCATTGTTCGCATTATGAAGGGCCGGAAAAAGATGACGCACAATGATTTGGTCCATGAAGTTACTCAACAACTGACAAGCAAATTCATGCCCGAACCTCTGGCGATCAAGAAGCGGATAGAAGGGTTGATCGAA AGAGACTATCTGCAACGTTGTGATGACCGCAAATCATATGAGTATTTG TTGTGCTCTTTTTTGAGCAAAGCTCTCGACATATCAAG GTCTTTAATATCTAGTCCATGCAAAGTCCGTAAAGAATTGACGTTTTGCCTGTGCCTGCCCA ACTTGGGCATCCCAGTAAAGCCTGCCCACATGCTTTTAAGTACCGACATTGTGAGTTTGGTTGAAAATTAG
- a CDS encoding pre-tRNA nuclear export protein codes for MEQQIDQVVQAIAIAFDQSQISLHQQALAYVSTFQQNANETWRLALRLFVDQNADGTRKYPPQVRFFGLRVLDEFLDNRFERFDDESFQTLQQALVAYIESEYVRGPAEADATFLRNKFSHTLTLFFLCTYQDQWPNFFTDLFTLIHPTEQSPSRGFNRHVSLLFFHIVLEISGEVADQIIKSARSFNAARHARDAKVRDGVRERDAARINEAVLTIVAERTERMNELRKNPGSATEPKELDNAVEVVDWGVRTFGSYVGWIDINLTVTPITVPLLFNLLADPSLPIRLATSVALLRIVSKGLKEPGDKLQLLKVLSLGQVLEALEAKTRAQQVERGDDTDEGEESYREALGKLLNVLGQELAKLVEECQNEEIRSEASTYLTQIQPIMLNFLADEYDDTCSTVFPLLNLVLAAYKRSRKISTEPLDEPKRAFLASLLQVILAKMKWDEHPDPDGAEADEDDIAEFEKMRKDLRVFLDSILSIDQDLVTEAVRTLSLNTISAYTSGVSLKWNDAELGIFLVYIFGEINKSGGKGRAAFCQAPTVDKEKRKSADYSEYPLTAHGEMLLALVQSGIASFPNRNVALQFFETVSRYADFFKVRRECILPTLEAMVDTRGLHNDNDQYRLRMFYLFHRFIKELKNEIPVDICPGIIDSVRNLLPITVVIPEPEEPETDVLAEALANSTFASQLYLFEIAGMLCSLVFKNPAQQSELLLSLVKPLMDDLSVSFQAFRTNGPSDLVPIVKVHHIIMALGSIAKGFPDYPSTVPENYILPPLEVFSQMAQAMMVCLEAMSVFKPIRDASRFAFARILATAGPTVTHFIPPLMSNLLVHFEPAELADFMNFIGLLIHKLQSNMFDVLDQLIGPLSTHINELLSQPITGTDDQRAHVETKRAYLALLNNIMASKLQGIFVSERNSARFESLIETMQRLAEDVLDPASEKVALMFLNRGVSVWGQPVDSSSATNGLEAGEGLPGFERFIYERLIPMAFRVPSLPNFNMKDGQITVVLHEIANLLQVVCKTRGAEAYTFFLNVFLPSQNWPSEMALDFTTKLKDLDGKNFRRYFTDLIRSSRTSS; via the exons ATGGAGCAGCAAATAGATCAGGTCGTTCAAGCTATCGCTATTGCTTTTGATCAGAGTCAGATTTCATTGCACCAACAAGCCCTTGCGTATGTCTCGACATTCCAACAAAATGCAAACGAAACGTGGAGGCTCGCGTTGAGGCTTTTCGTAGATCAGAATGCAGATGGAACCAGGAAATATCCTCCACAGGTTAGATTCTTTGGCCTTCGTGTGTTAGATGAATTTTTGGATAACCG ATTCGAAAGATTCGATGACGAGTCATTCCAAACTCTCCAACAAGCCTTAGTCGCATATATCGAATCCGAATATGTTCGTGGTCCCGCTGAAGCAGATGCTACTT TTCTGCGGAACAAGTTTTCACATACCCTCACGCTCTTCTTCCTGTGCACCTATCAAGATCAATGGCCCAATTTCTTTACCGATCTCTTTACGCTCATTCACCCCACCGAACAGAGTCCCTCCAGAGGATTTAACAGACATGTATCCCTGCTTTTTTTCCATATCGTCCTCGAGATTTCGGGCGAGGTTGCCGACCAGATTATAAAGTCGGCGAGATCGTTCAATGCTGCACGTCATGCGCGCGACGCCAAAGTTCGGGATGGTGTTCGCGAACGAGATGCAGCAAGAATTAATGAAGCTGTTCTCACCATTGTGGCAGAACGCACCGAACGCATGAACGAACTACGCAAAAATCCAGGTTCCGCTACAGAGCCAAAAGAGCTTGACAATGCAGTAGAAGTAGTGGACTGGGGTGTTCGAACCTTTGGATCTTATGTTG GATGGATCGACATCAATTTGACTGTTACTCCAATTACTGTGCCGCTACTATTTAATCTACTTGCTGATCCGTCTCTACCAATACGATTGGCAACATCGGTTGCACTACTTCGCATCGTGTCAAAGGGTCTCAAGGAGCCAGGTGATAAGCTCCAGTTGTTAAAAGTTCTGTCTCTTGGTCAAGTTCTTGAGGCTTTGGAAGCGAAAACTCGTGCTCAACAGGTAGAACGCGGCGATGATACTGATGAAGGAGAGGAATCATACAGGGAAGCATTGGGAAAATTGTTGAACGTACTGGGGCAGGAGCTTGCTAAGCTAGTCGAA GAGTGTCAGAACGAGGAGATTCGTTCTGAAGCATCAACATATCTTACTCAGATTCAGCCAATCatgttgaattttttggcGGATGAATACGACGACACATGTTCAACCGTGTTCCCATTGCTCAATCTCGTTTTGGCTGCC TATAAAAGGTCACGTAAAATATCCACAGAACCTCTTGATGAACCAAAGCGGGCATTTCTTGCCTCTCTTCTTCAGGTCATCCTGGCCAAGATGAAATGGGACGAACATCCCGATCCTGATGGTGCCGAGGCagacgaagatgatatcGCCGAATTTGAAAAAATGCGCAAG GACCTGCGTGTCTTTTTAGACTCTATCCTTTCTATAGACCAGGATCTTGTCACTGAAGCTGTGCGCACGCTGTCTCTGAATACGATCTCAGCCTATACGTCGGGTGTGTCATTGAAGTGGAATGATGCGGAACTTGGTATCTTCTTGGTGTATATATTTGGGGAGATTAACAAAT CTGGTGGGAAAGGGCGTGCGGCATTTTGTCAGGCACCCACAGTGGACAAAGAAAAACGGAAATCCGCGGATTATTCAGAATATCCTCTTACTGCACACGGCGAGATGCTCCTTGCGCTTGTGCAATCCGGCATAGCTTCATTCCCCAATCGAAATGTAGCACTGCAGTTCTTCGAGACAGTGTCAAGATATGCAGATTTTTTTAAAGTTCGAAGGGAATGCATTCTTCCAACGCTCGAGGCCATGGTCGACACTCG AGGGCTTCacaatgacaatgatcaATATCGCTTACGCATGTTTTACCTGTTTCACCGTTTCATCAAGGAGCTCAAGAATGAAATTCCCGTCGATATATGCCCTGGAATCATCGACAGTGTACGAAACCTCTTGCCAATTACAGTGGTGATCCCTGAACCCGAAGAACCCGAGACCGATGTATTAGCAGAGGCTCTTGCAAATTCTACGTTCGCCTCCCAGCTCTATCTATTCGAAATTGCCGGCATGTTATGTTCTCTAGTTTTCAAGAATCCTGCACAGCAATCGGAACTACTGCTGTCACTGGTTAAGCCACTAATGGATGATCTATCTGTCAGCTTCCAAGCTTTCAGGACGAATGGGCCATCAGATTTAGTGCCAATCGTTAAAGTCCACCATATCATCATGGCACTTGGTAGCATTGCAAAAGGATTCCCAGATTATCCTTCGACGGTCCCCGAAAATTACATCCTGCCTCCATTGGAAGTATTTAGCCAAATGGCTCAAGCCATGATGGTTTGCCTGGAAGCAATGAGTGTCTTCAAACCTATCCGAGATGCA AGTCGCTTTGCTTTTGCAAGAATTTTGGCTACTGCAGGCCCGACAGTCACACATTTCATTCCGCCACTCATGAGCAACCTGCTGGTTCATTTTGAACCCGCAGAGCTCGCTGATTTTATGAACTTCATTGGTCTCCTTATTCATAAATTACAG AGTAATATGTTTGATGTTCTGGATCAATTGATAGGACCTTTGAGCACGCATATAAACGAACTCTTATCTCAACCCATCACTGGTACAGATGATCAGCGTGCGCATGTAGAAACTAAAAGAGCGTACCTTGCCCTTTTGAATAATATCATGGCCTCCAAACTGCAGGGGATTTTTGTGTCAGAAC GAAAttctgcgcgttttgaaAGTCTAATCGAAACTATGCAGCGCTTAGCAGAAGATGTTTTAGATCCCGCTAGCGAAAAGGTGGCATTAATGTTCCTAAACCGAGGTGTTAGCGTCTGGGGCCAGCCAGTCGATTCATCCTCTGCAACTAATGGACTGGAGGCGGGTGAAGGGTTGCCTGGATTCGAGCGTTTTATTTACGAACGACTCATTCCGATGGCATTCCGTGTTCCATCATTACCCAATTTCAATATGAAAGATGGGCAAATTACGGTA gTACTCCACGAAATCGCCAATCTTCTCCAAGTTGTCTGTAAAACACGAGGAGCGGAAGCGTACACATTCTTCTTGAATGTCTTCTTGCCCTCCCAAAACTGGCCTTCGGAAATGGCCCTAGATTTTACGACCAAGCTCAAAGACCTAGACGGCAAAAACTTCCGGAGATACTTCACAGATCTCATTCGTTCTTCACGCACGTCATCATAG
- a CDS encoding Dehydrogenase str4, with protein sequence MSTPSNTLAPAPDALQLILQKLNAYSGAKNVFLSGVALAIFLRLCFQGKKSKGYTSNLDKVGQRTEVASQSGPGGQYDIIVVGGGTSGCALAARLSEDPNLRVLLLEAGGSGKALSDSSTPAGFGRLLYNAKHVHQLRTESQVAAGGKVNFWPRAKMLGGCSSINAQMAQYGAFGDFDEWATYIEDDSWSWKNISQYFRRFEAFQPHPDYPEVDASARGLSGPVHVGFYNTVTKASHAFIKSCVAVGIPFTADFNGKNGTIGAGRIMTYVDKNYKRVSAETAYLTPEVLARPNLTVAINATVTRILFDKSTNPRPRAIGVEFGRKEGGQTWQAFASKEVVLSGGAVHSPHILLLSGIGASTDLKKHGITPILDLPGVGKRLVDHPVVDLFFKDKHNVSAKYLKPRSLKDFWKVLNAVVQYKLGKGGPLAMNFGESAAFVRSDDPRLFPKAEFPDKLVDSTSAADSPDLEIFSTPFAYKEHGQAFFDVHTYGLHIYLLRPMSHGEVLLKSRSPWALPSVNPNYLSAPEDVAKLARGVKLALRIAQADPLASHLDSTFTRTDFDHQLHLRSDDEINALVRERVETVYHPASTCRMAPKEDGGVVDGKLRVYGVDGLRVCDASVFPWIISGHTVSLRLLGHMDSCLNGEMNQAGGCFAIAEKLAEEMKGEYGGIEFAPSAAETKVILWLWSGEVTTGVRMEESCGRAFLPSVLPLILAFNTPPKAPRSGLAAKVGALIRLKRPVRRNTDPGSVQLEQSESGHREPHQDERATINIPPIPVITASPSSTPVSSLAPLPSQQQHQQESTTHHSPPPLLSLQSNHDPAMLQPQSQFRQPAQNKQNHKSWWNHFALISKPKKDLSAMTAPYKAHDTADHPVFGKPLKESLRYASVQISTANANGDLYVWGYIPVVVAKCGLYLKENATEVPGTFRVNGSNKRMRDLQAIFESPPRLLPSPLPMLVILFDKLPGIRIGCTVFSKPFLLSFRYGKSLDWKQETYTTHDVASVFRRYLTQMPEPVIPYDMYHLFRDALSKKPFNQEEVISTYKSLIRKMPRPNQYLLLYVLDLLSVFARKSDKNLMTATNLAVIFRPGILSHPQHEMSPQEHALSQRVLEFLIAQQDWFMLDISPPPSSSVTTFEGGGAGPSGSGGQGGSGPGGKWHEGSNTPGPSRRGTGASMDNNSTPLAGQNAGSNQVTRQANAYTNAEAGPSKSSSPQMESVGRHRVVSGPSGPLPSITPVSPLITPWLGSTTKSPPNQPTQWHQRQRSLSHSPPSPISNENINPNWASRPPMQQHSQSQPVSQKATAKGYLTENMSSQPSSPHSSQPPSPSSPVFPIIPHHRQPHTRSTSADQAPTKSSSHPRPSSKTPAYPSPLAFNTANHVTFNAPIHARFSHTQTHPYEPPISSSLPPIPSSPLGSGSSDVDEFMVIPSSGEEVSGVGGGWKLVSKGFAAVPANGRSQGSTGTGFMVLGKKDKGATLKMIRRRTAVDPSELIARGGASTEQDCDKTSGGATVMRSKTLPSRKKGSATDTDTAVMSQGIPPSSFAKASHGVLEQEGTREGNDSRTKRVLKKQRRGSGSGISPIPPHQAVAITANI encoded by the exons ATGTCGACACCGTCTAATACTCTTGCACCTGCCCCAGATGCTCTCCAGCTAATTCTTCAGAAGCTTAATGCGTATTCAGGAGCAAAAAACGTATTTTTATCAGGAGTAGCACTAGCCATCTTTCTTCGTCTGTGCTTTCAGGGAAAGAAGTCGAAAGGATATACATCTAATCTCGACAAGGTTGGCCAACGAACTGAAGTAGCTAGTCAATCGGGCCCCGGTGGACAATATGATATTATCGTTGTTGGTGGAG GAACGTCGGGGTGTGCGCTAGCTGCACGTCTCTCGGAAGACCCAAATCTTCGCGTTTTGTTGCTCGAAGCTGGTGGAAG CGGCAAGGCACTGAGTGATAGCAGTACTCCAGCAGGATTTGGACGTCTACTATACAACGCGAAGCATGTTCATCAACTACGGACTGAATCGCAAGTTGCTGCTGGTGGAAAAGTAAACTTTTGGCCTCGGG CCAAGATGCTGGGAGGTT GCTCGTCCATCAACGCCCAGAT GGCGCAATATGGCGCATTCGGAGACTTCGACGAGTGGGCAACTTATATTGAGGACGATTCATGGTCTTGGAAAAACATCTCTCAATATTTCCGTAGATTTGAAGCATTCCAACCTCATCCAGACTATCCAGAAGTTGACGCATCTGCACGAGGGCTTTCTGGGCCTGTTCATGTCGGATTTTACAACACCGTCACCAAAGCTAGtcatgctttcatcaaatctTGCGTGGCCGTTGGGATCCCTTTCACCGCTGATTTCAACGGAAAGAATGGGACGATCGGTGCTGGTCGTATCA TGACCTATGTAGACAAAAATTACAAGCGCGTTTCTGCCGAGACTGCTTATCTGACACCGGAGGTGCTCGCGCGACCTAATCTAACAGTGGCAATCAATGCCACTGTCACGCGAATCTTATTCGATAAATCAACAAATCCTAGACCTAGAGCTATCGGTGTTGAATTTGGACGGAAAGAGGGCGGACAAACATGGCAAGCTTTCGCTAGCAAGGAAGTGGTCCTCTC CGGAGGTGCCGTTCACTCACCTCAC ATTTTACTTCTTTCGGGCATCGGAGCGTCTACAGACCTGAAGAAACACGGCATCACACCTATCCTGGATTTGCCTGGAGTTGGCAAACGCCTCGTTGACCATCCCGTGGTGGATTTGTTCTTCAAAGACAAACACAATGTTTCTGCTAAATACCTCAAACCTCGCTCTCTTAAGGATTTCTGGAAAGTCTTGAACGCCGTGGTACAATACAAGTTAGGCAAGGGTGGTCCACTGGCTATGAAT TTTGGGGAATCGGCGGCGTTTGTTCGCTCGGACGACCCGCGTCTATTCCCTAAGGCCGAATTTCCAGACAAATTGGTCGACAGTACATCGGCGGCGGACAGTCCTGACTTGGAGATTTTCTCGACCCCATTCGCCTACAAG GAACACGGACAAGCCTTTTTCGACGTCCATACATATGGCCTGCATATCTATTTATTACG GCCCATGAGTCACGGAGAAGTGCTTTTAAAATCGAGAAGCCCATGGGCTCTGCCCAGCGTCAATCCCAA CTACCTCTCGGCACCCGAAGACGTGGCAAAACTCGCTCGAGGGGTGAAACTCGCACTTCGTATCGCTCAAGCTGACCCGCTTGCATCTCACCTCGATAGCACATTCACGAGGACCGACTTTGACCACCAGCTGCACCTACGTTCCGACGATGAGATCAACGCATTGGTCCGTGAACGAGTTGAGACTGTTTACCACCCGGCTTCGACATGCCGCATGGCACCAAAAGAAGACGGCGGGGTGGTTGACGGGAAACTGAGGGTGTACGGTGTTGATGGACTAAGGGTGTGCGACGCCAGCGTGTTTCCATGGATTATTTCTGGACATACAGTGAGTTTGCGATTACTTGGACATATGGACAGCTGTCTCAACGGAGAAATGAACCAGGCTGGGGGATGCTTTGCGATAGCAGAGAAACTTGCGGAGGAGATGAAGGGAGAATATGGAGGCA TTGAATTCGCGCCAAGCGCAGCGGAAACAAAAGTGATATTGTGGCTGTGGAGCGGGGAAGTCACGACTGGAGTGAGGATGGAGGAGAGCTGTGGCCGTGCATTTCTTCCTTCTGTTCTCCCACTCATCCTGGCGTTCAATACTCCTCCAAAGGCCCCCAGATCTGGGCTTGCTGCAAAGGTCGGCGCCTTGATTCGACTGAAGCGTCCGGTGCGCAGAAACACAGATCCAGGGTCCGTGCAGCTCGAGCAGAGCGAGTCAGGTCACCGCGAGCCGCACCAGGACGAAAGAGCAACGATAAATATACCGCCAATTCCAGTTATAACTGCCTCGCCTTCCAGCACGCCTGTCTCCTCACTTGCCCCGCTGCCGTCacagcaacaacatcaacaagaATCAACAACACACCACTCTCCTCCGCCCCTGCTCTCTCTTCAGTCCAACCACGATCCCGCCATGCTCCAACCACAGTCCCAGTTTCGTCAGCCAGCCCAGAATAAGCAGAATCACAAGTCTTGGTGGAACCATTTCGCCCTCATTTCGAAGCCGAAGAAGGACCTTAGTGCTATGACTGCTCCCTATAAAG CTCATGACACTGCGGATCATCCTGTCTTTGGAAAGCCCCTCAAGGAGAGTCTCCGCTATGCCAGTGTGCAGATCTCGACAGCGAATGCGAATGGCGatctatatgtatggggtTATATCCCAGTGGTCGTTGCTAAATG CGGTCTGTATCTCAAGGAAAATG CCACCGAAGTACCAGGGACGTTCCGCGTCAATGGCTCCAACAAACGTATGCGGGATCTTCAAGCTATATTCGAATCCCCACCTCGC CTGCTCCCATCCCCTTTGCCCATGCTCGTCATTCTGTTCGATAAACTTCCGGGCATCCGTATCGGATGCACCGTGTTCAGCAAGCCattccttctttcctttcga TACGGCAAATCCCTAGATTGGAAACAGGAAACATATACTACCCATGATGTTGCCAGTGTTTTTCGGAGATACCTGACTCAAATGCCG GAACCAGTGATACCTTACGATATGTACCATCTT TTTCGCGATGCTCTTT CGAAAAAACCTTTCAATCAAGAAGAAGTCATTTCCACCTACAAGTCCCTTATTCGGAAAATGCCTCGGCCCAACCAATACCTACTGCTCTATGTCCTTGACTTGTTATCTGTTTTTGCTAGGAAAAGTGACAAGAACCTGATGACGGCTACCA ATCTGGCAGTCATCTTCCGTCCCGGAATTCTTTCCCACCCTCAGCACGAAATGTCACCCCAAGAACACGCTCTCAGCCAGCGAGTGCTGGAGTTCCTCATTGCCCAGCAAGATTGGTTCATGCTGGATATATCTCCTCCTCCGAGCAGCAGTGTCACCACTTTCGAAGGTGGAGGTGCGGGTCCGAGCGGTAGTGGAGGGCAAGGTGGGTCAGGACCCGGAGGCAAATGGCATGAAGGTTCCAATACCCCTGGGCCTAGTAGACGAGGGACTGGTGCTTCTATGGACAATAACAGTACCCCACTAGCTGGACAGAATGCAGGGTCAAATCAGGTGACACGACAAGCAAACGCGTATACTAATGCTGAGGCAGGGCCTTCGAAATCAAGTTCACCCCAAATGGAGTCGGTTGGACGACACCGTGTAGTGAGCGGACCCAGTGGGCCGCTCCCTTCAATAACCCCAGTCTCTCCTTTAATCACACCGTGGCTAGGAAGCACAACGAAGTCACCGCCAAACCAGCCAACCCAGTGGCATCAGCGGCAAAGATCGTTATCCCACTCACCTCCAAGCCCTATATCCAATGAAAATATAAATCCTAACTGGGCTTCGAGACCACCGATGCAGCAGCATTCACAATCTCAGCCAGTATCGCAGAAAGCCACCGCGAAAGGTTATTTGACAGAAAATATGTCTTCGCAACCATCGAGTCCTCATTCTTCACAACCCCCGTCTCCATCATCACCCGTGTTTCCCATTATTCCCCATCACCGTCAGCCGCATACAAGGTCGACCTCAGCGGACCAAGCACCTACGAAATCATCATCACACCCACGCCCATCTTCCAAGACACCCGCTTATCCGTCTCCTCTTGCGTTCAACACTGCTAACCATGTTACTTTTAATGCCCCCATCCACGCCCGCTTCTCGCATACACAAACACACCCTTATGAGCCACCAATATCTAGCAGTCTTCCACCCATACCTTCTTCACCACTTGGATCGGGGTCATCTGACGTCGATGAATTTATGGTCATTCCTTCGTCTGGGGAAGAGGTTTCAGgggttggaggtggatggaaGTTAGTTTCGAAAGGGTTTGCAGCGGTGCCTGCTAATGGGCGTTCTCAGGGTTCTACAGGGACAGGGTTTATGGTATTGGGAAAGAAGGATAAAGGTGCAACATTGAAAATGATCAGGCGGCGAACGGCTGTTGATCCCAGTG AACTCATTGCTAGAGGGGGTGCCTCAACTGAACAGGACTGTGATAAAACTTCCGGAGGTGCAACAGTCATGCGAAGTAAAACACTTCCTtcgagaaaaaaaggaagtgCTACCGATACAGACACGGCGGTCATGTCGCAAGGAATCCCACCATCAAGCTTTGCAAAGGCCAGCCACGGTGTCCTGGAGCAAGAAGGGACAAGAGAGGGCAATGATTCCAGGACAAAGAGAGTCTTGAAGAAGCAGAGAAGaggctctggctctggcaTTTCTCCCATTCCCCCCCACCAAGCCGTGGCAATCACAGCAAATATTTGA